In Pyrus communis chromosome 15, drPyrComm1.1, whole genome shotgun sequence, the genomic stretch CCTCCTGATAATTCTTTGGTTGACATCTCCTGACTTTTTCCCTCCAACATGGCAGCAAAAGCTGTCCATTGGTGAAACAGAGAGAGAAGGAACATTAACAGCATCAGTGAAAATGgctaaaacgaaaataacaacaAACAAGGTAGTACTTGAACAGCATGCTCTATTAGTATAAATGCCCTAAAAACAAGTTgcttaaaatcataaaaaaccaTGATTACACAAATTAAAGAAGACTGGAAGACTTTAGAGAAAGGCTTTCACTTTACGTTAATTTCAGTTCAGCCACATGGTTAAGTCCATGTGATATCATTGGTATTCTCCACAAACGCATAGTTTCTCGGGTCCAGTAAAGTTCATATGTAAGGTATGTGTACTAACTTAGTCTGTGagaaaaaattagagaaattaaatttacagTAGTACTATTTCTCACTTGTGCAAATTGTTGTGCATAACTTGTGCTGATCCTCAGAGTctcttaataaaacaaaaagaaaagatgggGTGGATTTCCTTCCAGCTCTACTGCACCCTAACCCCATTGCAGGAATTTCTTTTCACTATCACATGCTTCACCACCAGTCACAGAAACACCTCATAGCTTTCACTACTAAATCCTCTCCGAGAGGTTGGCTAAGGTAATACAGTACTCTCTCCCTATGACAAATATAGATCCAATTCTTGGGAAAAAAATGCTAAAAGAATCAAGAAAGATATATTAAGTGATAGTTTGAGGTATATCATCCATGATTCTAAGTCATGCAGTCAAGTGAAAGATTGACATTTAACAAATAACAGAAATAGAAATCTCACCTTCgcaatattttgttaaaatgttCAACAAAACCACTCCCTGCGCCATCTGGTTCAGGACAAGTGACAAAAAATGGTTACAAACAGCTAAAAAGTGAAGAGTATACCATCCATGCCAATAACAAGAGAATAGTTTTTGAATGTGAAATTGTGAATGCATATGTCTGTGCACTTCGCTATGTGTTCCATCAATACTAGCAAAATATCTCTATAGACTGGTCatgaatataaataaaaaaggaagagGACAAGGGGACTGGACTTGGACATAGTGTTTGGATACGAATGCAACACTTCAACCATTTAGGGACCAGTAGTTTTCTAACTCTCTGCATGCATTAAATGCAGTAGATAATACCAGCCGCTGAATAGTTGTTTTGCAACTTACTTTAGATTCTAAAGGTTGCCCATATGCCTGCAGTTCTTTGGAAACAGAAACCATTTGAGAATTCAACCGAGCCTTCAAATCAGGGAGAACCCTTTTGATATGCTGCTCCAGAATCTAACACAGAAAATCAACCATGACAACAGTGCAAAAACAATAGagtacaaaataatacaaaacaaaaacataagcaCCTAAGAATTTCATTTCCTTTAGTATAACTTTGTTATGACTTTGGTTCATAGTTCATACCAACCTGATTCAGCTTCCTTGCTAACTGGGGCATGCCGCAACGATCCGAGAGGTTACTATACACCTTTAACATGTGTGGCATACAATAAATGTTAAGTGCCAAGACAAACAATTATCATTATTTTCGCAATATAATATACAAAGAAAGCAAACAGTACAGGGTGCTCATTGAAGAATTTCTCCTCGTATGCAAGTGCAGCAGCAATCCCACGGTTTTTATTGATGTCCTGTGACACAAGaataacacttaagtaatagaGCCTGAACCTTGCACCCGCATTTTCTTCTATAACAATAACATTTTAGCAATGtactaaataaaacaaatgtATGCtacaaaatacacacacacacacatatatatatacatgtatatataactTTAGTGGAACAATTCATACCTCCTGGCTACGATTCACAACACCAACATAACCGAGCTTTAGTGGAATAACTTTCCCAAGCAAAAAGTTACAGGCATCGGTGCCCCTGTCCATTATATCAAGCTACAGATAGAACAACATTGTCATATTGTACAACAACTGAGGCGTGTAATAAACCGGAGTCTAAGAGGTGAACCACAAACCTTGGTGATCACACCGATTGTGCGGAAACCTGTTAATACATTTATGTCAGTACATTATGCATTGGATGTAAAAGTCGAATTCAGAAGTAAAATGTGCAGGTACCATTCGGGTCGGCTTCTCTAGCCATCTGAAGCGCATCGGAGGTTGCCAAATCGGAATTCGCAGGACTAACAGCCAAAATAATACAGTTTTGCTGTGTAATATAGTCCATAATCATCTTCCTAATCATTGCTTCTATGTCTCTCGGTTGATCTCCCACCGGAACTTTCGTGATTCCCGGCAAATCAACCAGTGTCATATTAAGCACATTCGGAGAGGTAATCTTCAGCCGGATTTGCTTATCCGAAACCCCTTTGTTCAATCCGGCCTCCCTATCCGTCTCGGCCTGCGCCGACAAAACAATTATCAAAAAACAGTATAACTACTAGCAGCAatgttgaagaagaagctcAATCCGTACCTGAATTTCGCGGCGGATTGCGGAGAAGTCGTAGAAGCGTTTTCCGGGCAAATGGCGGAACTCTCCCCACTCGGTGTGCTCATCGCCGGGTTCTTCCGCGCGATACTCGAGCATCAGCACGAGCGGGCGGCGAGTGCAGATGTCGCGGCCGCGGGGGAGGAAGTCCCGTCCGACGAGGGCTTCGAGGACGCTCGACTTCCCGCTGCTCTGGCTTCCCACGACCGCCACTTGAGGCAGCGAAATCTGTGGCTTGTCGCTGACCACCGGCGCGAGAATATCCTGGAGCTTGTTGATCATCGAAATTAGCGACGAGCCGATCGTCACTGAAGGTCTCGGACTGGTCGCCGAGGAGTCGACTTCCCTAGCTTCTTCTCCCATGGTgcggttttagagagagaaaacttAACACTCTGATTACAGAGAGTGTGGTAGAGGGAGAAAGAAGAGTTACAGAGAGtaaggtagagagagaaagaagagagagaaggggtggGGGGTTGAAGTTGGAGGTTTAAAGCGTGTGCGACAGTTGAGCTGGTGGTTCTTGGAGGAGAAGAAAGCAGACCGGAGGTACTGATTCTGCTTCTCCAAGAAAATGGTGGGACGCTTTTCGGTGTATTTTGGGTTAGATGAGGGATGTGAGCCGTTGGATCTTAGGGTACACCGAGTCACGAGTCACCGATCCCACACAGGATCCTCTTACATTTTTACTCTGGTTTGAAATGAAGTCCAAGCCCAACCTCAGGTGTCAAATGGCTTGAGCCgacttttttggttttttacaGGTGATATAAAACGGAAGAGAATTCCGTCCGGACCTCTTCCATCAAAGACCCAGATCAAGTGAtctggattgttgaaatttgatccaacggttataaataaGAGCTATAAATAAGGGATCTttctaaaattataataattgtagccgttagatcaaatttcaacggtccgaaTCACTTAATCCTAGGCCTTTGATAGAAGAGATTTGGACCGAATCCTCTTCCATATAAAACGCTACTTGTGAAAAGTGTTTTTAGATaatcaaaagtttttttttttattgtgtttgtaaaataattaaaagcacttttagatgaaaagcattttcatttgaaaaatattttgaaatattcttttttttggagaaaCACACTGATGAAAAGCTTTTCGAATGAACTGATAAACGACTTTTGAAATGACTGAAGGTGTTTTCAAATGGTCAAAACGCTTATGGTAATATTTGTCATGAAAGGTTAAAAACTTATGTCATTTGAGGAAAGCAAATAACATGTGCTTTTTTGAAAGTCCATGATAAAAGCTCTCACTTGCATAAGTGCTTTATAGAGAAACATTTTCTAAAAAGCCGGACTCTTTtgagaagtgcttttaaaatagtcAAAAGCgcttttaatttgacgaaacaAAACTAATAGCATTGAGATTTTAATAACATTGTTAATCTGGGGGGAAAGGAGATCAATGCATGTACAACAATCCAAGGGGTAAAAACGAATCCTACACCTATGAAATTTTCGAAGTAAAATAAAGTTCAGCATACTGTATACGCTTACAAATGATGCGCATGATAATACCAACTACCAAGCCTAAAATTTAAGCCatctcttctctttttctttactgaCAACCGCATTCGACGCAGACGCTTGAGCGGCCTCTGCCTGTGCCAAAGCTTTGCGAGTCTCCGTCAATTTCCTCATCGCAGCATCATAAACCACCTTCtcatttttgtttctaattGCCATTTCTTCAAGCTTCCCAACTCGCGCCTTCAAGTCCTTCACTTCATCATCGTAAGCAACCAAAGCCCGCCTATCAACTTTCTTTCCCTCCCCTGATCCATTGCTCTGCTGCTTCTTCGCTGATTTACCATTCAAAGCTTCACCGTGCTTTGCAAGTTGGCTATTAATAAGACTAAAGACATCTGGTGTtgattcctcttcttcttttgctGCTCTTGCCAGTGCTGCAAACTTCTTTTCACGCTTCCTCTTACCACCCCTGCTACGCTTCTTTCCTTGATTCTCTTTGCTCTCTTTGCTCTCTTTACTCTCTTCGCCTTCACGGGTTTTGACAGCATGATCAAGAGATTGCTTTGGCGGAAGGACCTTCACGGAGATGGGATCTATAATTCCCTGGCCAGATGCACCTAGACCAGTTCCTTCAAGGTAACCCATGTTGGCCATCATCCTGGACGCTATGCCCCGGGTGTGGTTCTCCCACTTTGCAAATATGGCAGTTTCTGTCTGGATACCCCTCTGGAGGATTGTGCTTTCAAGAAATCCTAAACCCTGCGGGGTTTCGTCTTCACAGTCACTAGAATCAGATTGGTCAGAGCTTGAATCACTTTCTTCTTCACCACTCATCTGAGCATACTCGGACAATGTTATAGCATCCTCCCCAAGATCTGCAGAGCTTCCATCATCTCGGAATACAACTTTTCCAACCCCAAGTGCACCGTCCCATGATTCAAGTTCAGCTTCCCTCCACACACCAGTTTTACTATCTGATACTGCCCAAATATTAGACCCGACCAGTGACTGCTCCCATATTGTCGGGATATACTTTCTCAGTGAGGAAAGTGGAACATCAACTCCTGCATGCATGGGAAATGTGTAAGCATGGAGATTCTGAACTCGTTCCAAAAAGCATAAGCAGTTCTATGAAGCATAAAGGAAAAGGGTAATTTAACTTCTGAAGCCCCGCTAGGTACGGCTACCAATCTAAAATATAGCCTGGCTATGAACCTATGACCACCAATATCTCATACCACGCATTGTTCCAGAGGCTAATAACAATGCAAACATGGCATCAGTGGGACCATAGACAAGTTATCTGTCAATAGATAACAACATACCATGTGATAAGCGGCAGTTGGTACCAAATCGACATCGTTGTTGGAGAAAGAACTTGCAAAtctgcattttgatggttcggCATTAGTATTTTTAAGTGGTTTATATAGCCTTAGCTTATTGACTTTGAAGTGACAAACCATCTCCATCAGGTTCAACCTTAAATCAAATGTTGGGCTTTATATTTGTAACCTTGTTGATttggttaaaattaaagtttatacTCACGGTAGCATGTCCTCTCCCAAATCATTAAGAAAAACGCTATAGAAACGAAAAGGAAAAATTCACAAGATAAAAAGCGGACCAGCAAAATGTACGCACCATCATATTCTCGGATGTAGGAGTGAGGAAAGAAATCTTTGCAGAATCCGAACCCTCCAATCCGATAACCTGACCATTATACCAACGTCCATCAGTGTGACGGAACCTACATTTCGACCCAACAGGGTAACTCGGGTCCTCCAGCGGCTCTGGCTCAACATCTGTTTCTGTTAGATCAATAGTCTCCACCTTAACACCCTCATCAACATGAGCAGAACCATCTAACACTAAATCAGCTTCTCGTAATAACCGTGCCCGTTTCAGGTTCAGCAGTCCTTCCTCGGCATCTTTAATCGCCTGAACAATCTCCTCGTGAAGCTGCGAAAACAAAACCCCCAATATATGGTTTTCAAAAACCAACCTAGATTTCGATTTCGATTAAATGACCTAAAAACTTATCTTCCTAGTACAGCATTAACTTGCAGAGCTAAGAGCTCGATCATTCACATTTCTAAATTCATATCATTTAAGCTAATTTCAACTACAAAATCCTATCAATCTGATCCATATCAATAACAAAATAATGTACGTAACAATTATTAACGGAATTTAGACAAATTTGCCAATAATATTGTACAAATTGAAGGCTTTACACGTTTATCATCAGCGCTCCGctggattttatcacaaaatcgTACTCCGCCAAATGAATCGTAAAACCTAGCATTATCAACACTTTCTTTCGTGGATTTTCTCGGTAACCAAACAGAAAGTTAGACTGTAAAGTAAGAGATGATGTACCGCAAGAAGCTCGGTATTTTTGGGCTCGGAGGCTAAAGCATCGTTAATGGTAGAGAGAGATTCTCTTTGCTCTTGCAATTGAAGCTCCAGTAGGTTCTCCAGAACCCTCTCTTCCTCGTCTGCCATGGCTGTGTTGTTCCGCACGCGCTTACTCTTTCTCCAACGGTGAAACCCGTGTCGgtataaaaactgaaaaagaactcGGGCTCTTCGAATGGGCCAACAGTACATATATTTGGAATTAAGCCCAAGTAGAGTATTTTTGCACCCCTTGGGCCCATTGAGCCCAACTATCTCGGACTCGGTCTCCTTACTCCGACACAGGGCTGACGCATTCGACAACTCACAAGAGACACGAGAGAAGTTCTTGAGTAGGGAAACCAGATTGGGGTTGACAAGAGGAAAACGAGGTCAAAGTTGGGACGGAGAGATTTTTCGTTGTGCGGAACATACCGCCCAGTACACTAATTGTAATAGTGCAAATGGttagaaattttaaaaaaaaaaattctcaactaattgtattatgacacttgatgtaTCGGACCATATTTGTTATACAGTATAAAATTTCTCCTAAGGGTGGTGTATGTGATGTTTTTGTGTATTGTGTCCGCACGAACACGTAGCATGAATGCCGAACTTCAGAATTTCTCTTAATACAAGTAAGCTCTACAGAAGCCTCTTATATGTGGATCCCACCTCAATGAGAAAGTCGTCCACCTTCTCCCTAACCTCAAATTCAACACCCCGTAAAGTGGTATACGTTTGTAATGAGTTTGATACTTCGTGGCTTAAAAACGTTCATCGTTTGATACAAAAAACAGTACAAAACCTAAAATTGGGCCTAATGTACAGTTATTTTGTAATGGGCCATAATGAGGTGAAATTGGGCCCTTTTCTCCGAGAACTTCAAATTCAAACCCGCGAAGCAAAGCTCAGAGTCGGTTGGCGCGGGTAAATTGGTTTCCCATTGCTACACAGTGAACAGAAAACCCtaggagagagaaagtgaagCTCTGAGAAAATGGGACACGTAAGCGAGCATCACGAAGCGACGGACGGCTTGGTGAAGCTGCTGACGAAGGCGAACCACGATCTGACGGTGGTTCAGCACCGGCTCGAGAGGGAGTTCCAGCAAATCTACCCAGATAATGCGAACCCAATGAAGCTGGTTTCGAGGATAAAGAAGATTCAAGAAGAATTGTCGACTTTGGAAGATCAGTGCCGCGAGCTTCTTTCGGCCAAACAggtgattttcaatttttttttcagataaAATTGGGAAgctttagtttttaattttgatttttgggttttgggttttgaaggATTTGATTGATAAGGCTAGGACTACTCTGGTTGGGAATAGAAACCAATTGCAGCGGATGGAGGCATCGATGGGAATTTTCGCCGACGCTGATTCGGATGATTCTGCCTTTGCTAACTTCAATCAGGTTAATTTCTTTTGGGTacatttcattttcataaatGAAAATATTGGAGCTAGCACATATAGATTGATAGTTAGAGTGGATCGAAATTTCGTGAATCGGTCATTACACTTTACGTGATTTCTATGCTGGAATGCTGGTGAATACTGTGTTTAATTTCCAAGAAATCAAAGCTGAGAATACGGTTTTTTACCCTTTGCTATGGAAATAGAATTGTGGATTGTTGTAATCTGTGATTACAGTATTTGTGTTGTTTGCTGTTGTTGGCAATACCTACATGAACGGTTGTCTAGTTTTCCAGATGGTGTTTCGAGTGTTTGCACCATTTCCAGCAGCATCCAAGATTAATCTATGGCTCGGCAATGCTTCCAATTATATGCCCGTGGGAACATATTCTGCGGGTAGCTTTGTAGCAGAACTATGCCTTGCTACATTCAGGATCCAGTCACTTCACCTTTCTTACATTTTTTGGTCTCAtacttaaaacataaatttatgACCATATTGATCTCTTATGCAGGTCATTGATGAGTGGACGGTTCAAGTCAG encodes the following:
- the LOC137717322 gene encoding dynamin-related protein 3A-like isoform X6; translated protein: MGEEAREVDSSATSPRPSVTIGSSLISMINKLQDILAPVVSDKPQISLPQVAVVGSQSSGKSSVLEALVGRDFLPRGRDICTRRPLVLMLEYRAEEPGDEHTEWGEFRHLPGKRFYDFSAIRREIQAETDREAGLNKGVSDKQIRLKITSPNVLNMTLVDLPGITKVPVGDQPRDIEAMIRKMIMDYITQQNCIILAVSPANSDLATSDALQMAREADPNGFRTIGVITKLDIMDRGTDACNFLLGKVIPLKLGYVGVVNRSQEDINKNRGIAAALAYEEKFFNEHPVYSNLSDRCGMPQLARKLNQILEQHIKRVLPDLKARLNSQMVSVSKELQAYGQPLESKMAQGVVLLNILTKYCEAFAAMLEGKSQEMSTKELSGGARIHYILQSIFVKTLEGVDPCDDLTDDDIRTAIQNASGAKNALFVPEVPFEFLVRRQIARLLDPSCQCLHFVYDELVKISRTCEVIELQRFPVLRKCLDEVVVNFLREGAKPAQRMIENLIEMEVDYINTSHPRFIGGKKASELAMQQLKAQQGSRPQLNNENPVSSGSTRTWGIPSIFGSRTSAVQSGGRFGEQSHSESMPSTINLREPPSILRPIETTDNEAAEIIITKLLLQSYYDIVRKNMQDLVPKAIMHFLVNSTKQNLQTAFIQKLYIENMFDELLKEHDELVSKRKRNEKLFEVFKQSLQTLEKVEFDVSSQTSSLGTDFSVGLPRIPNTLPGLHKTSEISQFTHHSFSMPYTTDTTA
- the LOC137717322 gene encoding dynamin-related protein 3A-like isoform X5, encoding MGEEAREVDSSATSPRPSVTIGSSLISMINKLQDILAPVVSDKPQISLPQVAVVGSQSSGKSSVLEALVGRDFLPRGRDICTRRPLVLMLEYRAEEPGDEHTEWGEFRHLPGKRFYDFSAIRREIQAETDREAGLNKGVSDKQIRLKITSPNVLNMTLVDLPGITKVPVGDQPRDIEAMIRKMIMDYITQQNCIILAVSPANSDLATSDALQMAREADPNGFRTIGVITKLDIMDRGTDACNFLLGKVIPLKLGYVGVVNRSQEDINKNRGIAAALAYEEKFFNEHPVYSNLSDRCGMPQLARKLNQILEQHIKRVLPDLKARLNSQMVSVSKELQAYGQPLESKMAQGVVLLNILTKYCEAFAAMLEGKSQEMSTKELSGGARIHYILQSIFVKTLEGVDPCDDLTDDDIRTAIQNASGAKNALFVPEVPFEFLVRRQIARLLDPSCQCLHFVYDELVKISRTCEVIELQRFPVLRKCLDEVVVNFLREGAKPAQRMIENLIEMEVDYINTSHPRFIGGKKASELAMQQLKAQQGSRPQLNNENPVSSGKLMSTISKHTASLGSTRTWGIPSIFGSRTSAVQSGGRFGEQSHSESMPSTINLREPPSILRPIETTDNEAAEIIITKLLLQSYYDIVRKNMQDLVPKAIMHFLVNSTKQNLQTAFIQKLYIENMFDELLKEHDELVSKRKRNEKLFEVFKQSLQTLEKVEFDVSSQTSSLGTDFSVGLPRIPNTLPGLHKTSEISQFTHHSFSMPYTTDTTA
- the LOC137718137 gene encoding zinc finger CCCH domain-containing protein 22 yields the protein MADEEERVLENLLELQLQEQRESLSTINDALASEPKNTELLALHEEIVQAIKDAEEGLLNLKRARLLREADLVLDGSAHVDEGVKVETIDLTETDVEPEPLEDPSYPVGSKCRFRHTDGRWYNGQVIGLEGSDSAKISFLTPTSENMMICKFFLQQRCRFGTNCRLSHGVDVPLSSLRKYIPTIWEQSLVGSNIWAVSDSKTGVWREAELESWDGALGVGKVVFRDDGSSADLGEDAITLSEYAQMSGEEESDSSSDQSDSSDCEDETPQGLGFLESTILQRGIQTETAIFAKWENHTRGIASRMMANMGYLEGTGLGASGQGIIDPISVKVLPPKQSLDHAVKTREGEESKESKESKENQGKKRSRGGKRKREKKFAALARAAKEEEESTPDVFSLINSQLAKHGEALNGKSAKKQQSNGSGEGKKVDRRALVAYDDEVKDLKARVGKLEEMAIRNKNEKVVYDAAMRKLTETRKALAQAEAAQASASNAVVSKEKEKRWLKF
- the LOC137718540 gene encoding uncharacterized protein, with the protein product MGHVSEHHEATDGLVKLLTKANHDLTVVQHRLEREFQQIYPDNANPMKLVSRIKKIQEELSTLEDQCRELLSAKQDLIDKARTTLVGNRNQLQRMEASMGIFADADSDDSAFANFNQVIDEWTVQVRSKTGDENRDSDSEDINQLLFSAIV